From Hylaeus volcanicus isolate JK05 chromosome 2, UHH_iyHylVolc1.0_haploid, whole genome shotgun sequence, the proteins below share one genomic window:
- the LOC128872411 gene encoding protoheme IX farnesyltransferase, mitochondrial isoform X1, which translates to MVFVLCSIRISRNVSCLSPWFKLPSTAYSAKVTSNIKKFSSSPSHCCLSAAKNVQTQTTFSDRTSSERRKNVSPKGTIHNVRKDVRSNDEPEWKALEVDTGNLQKHCLMLSKIRLTSLVVITTMAGYSLAPGPFDTSTFLACAAGTGMLSATANSINQFFEVPFDAQMSRTKNRVLVRGHLTPAHAIIFAAMSGIGGVSLLVSEVNGLTAILGVSNLILYTLIYTPMKRMSILNTWVGSIVGAIPPLMGWAACVGDIMSPGAWIMSGLLYAWQFPHFNALSWNLRPDYSRAGYRMMAVTDPNLCRKTALRYTVLLTGLCYLAPALNVTNWWFALASTPLNTYFLYLAWKFYQHSDSGSSRKLFRFSLVHLPVLMILMLINKKYWFNEKKQKDTVTYEEKQDSIYSVLTRFIASTPSTV; encoded by the exons atgGTATTTGTTCTCTGCTCGATCAGAATCTCCCGGAACGTGTCATGTTTATCTCCGTGGTTCAAACTTCCCTCGACAGCG TACTCTGCAAAGGTTACGTCAAACATAAAGAAATTCTCTTCTTCGCCAAGCCACTGTTGCTTGTCAGCtgcaaaaaatgtacaaactcAAACAACTTTCTCTGATCGAACATCTTCTGAACGTCGAAAAAATGTCTCTCCCAAAGGCACAATACACAATGTTCGGAAAGATGTACGCTCGAACGACGAGCCAGAATGGAAGGCTTTGGAAGTGGACACTGGTAATCTCCAGAAACACTGTCTCATGTTGTCCAAAATAAGATTAACAT CACTAGTGGTTATAACAACTATGGCTGGATACTCGCTAGCTCCTGGTCCATTCGATACATCCACCTTCTTGGCATGTGCCGCAGGAACTGGAATGCTTTCCGCAACAGCGAATAGTATCAATCAGTTTTTTGAAGTTCCTTTTGACGCGCAAATGTCAAGAACGAAAAATAGAGTCTTAGTCAGAGGCCACTTGAC GCCAGCGCatgcaattatttttgcaGCAATGTCTGGTATCGGCGGAGTATCGTTACTCGTTAGCGAAGTTAACGGCCTGACAGCAATTCTGGGCGTGTCTAACTTAATTCTTTACACCCTTATTTATACTCCTATGAAACGAATGAGTATTCTAAACACCTGGGTGGGTTCTATTG TCGGTGCCATACCACCGTTAATGGGTTGGGCAGCTTGCGTCGGCGACATAATGTCTCCTGGTGCTTGGATCATGTCTGGTCTGTTATATGCATGGCAGTTTCCACACTTTAATGCTTTATCATGGAATTTAAGACCAGATTATTCGCGTGCTGGTTATAGAATGATGGCAGTCACGGATCCGAATCTTTGTCGCAAAACGGCATTACGTTACACTGTTTTGTTAACGGGTCTCTGCTACTTGGCACCCGCCCTAAACGTAACAAATTGGTGGTTTGCTCTAGCGTCGACACCGCTCAACACGTATTTTCTTTACCTTG ctTGGAAGTTTTATCAGCACTCGGATAGCGGAAGTTCACGGAAACTCTTTCGCTTTTCGCTCGTACATCTACCCGTACTCATGATACTTATGCtcatcaataaaaaatactggTTTAACGAGAAGAAGCAGAAAGACACGGTAACCTATGAAGAAAAACAGGATAGCATATATTCTGTTCTGACGAGATTCATCGCATCGACTCCTTCGACTGTTTAA
- the LOC128872411 gene encoding protoheme IX farnesyltransferase, mitochondrial isoform X2, which translates to MLSRISRNVSCLSPWFKLPSTAYSAKVTSNIKKFSSSPSHCCLSAAKNVQTQTTFSDRTSSERRKNVSPKGTIHNVRKDVRSNDEPEWKALEVDTGNLQKHCLMLSKIRLTSLVVITTMAGYSLAPGPFDTSTFLACAAGTGMLSATANSINQFFEVPFDAQMSRTKNRVLVRGHLTPAHAIIFAAMSGIGGVSLLVSEVNGLTAILGVSNLILYTLIYTPMKRMSILNTWVGSIVGAIPPLMGWAACVGDIMSPGAWIMSGLLYAWQFPHFNALSWNLRPDYSRAGYRMMAVTDPNLCRKTALRYTVLLTGLCYLAPALNVTNWWFALASTPLNTYFLYLAWKFYQHSDSGSSRKLFRFSLVHLPVLMILMLINKKYWFNEKKQKDTVTYEEKQDSIYSVLTRFIASTPSTV; encoded by the exons ATGCTTTCGAG AATCTCCCGGAACGTGTCATGTTTATCTCCGTGGTTCAAACTTCCCTCGACAGCG TACTCTGCAAAGGTTACGTCAAACATAAAGAAATTCTCTTCTTCGCCAAGCCACTGTTGCTTGTCAGCtgcaaaaaatgtacaaactcAAACAACTTTCTCTGATCGAACATCTTCTGAACGTCGAAAAAATGTCTCTCCCAAAGGCACAATACACAATGTTCGGAAAGATGTACGCTCGAACGACGAGCCAGAATGGAAGGCTTTGGAAGTGGACACTGGTAATCTCCAGAAACACTGTCTCATGTTGTCCAAAATAAGATTAACAT CACTAGTGGTTATAACAACTATGGCTGGATACTCGCTAGCTCCTGGTCCATTCGATACATCCACCTTCTTGGCATGTGCCGCAGGAACTGGAATGCTTTCCGCAACAGCGAATAGTATCAATCAGTTTTTTGAAGTTCCTTTTGACGCGCAAATGTCAAGAACGAAAAATAGAGTCTTAGTCAGAGGCCACTTGAC GCCAGCGCatgcaattatttttgcaGCAATGTCTGGTATCGGCGGAGTATCGTTACTCGTTAGCGAAGTTAACGGCCTGACAGCAATTCTGGGCGTGTCTAACTTAATTCTTTACACCCTTATTTATACTCCTATGAAACGAATGAGTATTCTAAACACCTGGGTGGGTTCTATTG TCGGTGCCATACCACCGTTAATGGGTTGGGCAGCTTGCGTCGGCGACATAATGTCTCCTGGTGCTTGGATCATGTCTGGTCTGTTATATGCATGGCAGTTTCCACACTTTAATGCTTTATCATGGAATTTAAGACCAGATTATTCGCGTGCTGGTTATAGAATGATGGCAGTCACGGATCCGAATCTTTGTCGCAAAACGGCATTACGTTACACTGTTTTGTTAACGGGTCTCTGCTACTTGGCACCCGCCCTAAACGTAACAAATTGGTGGTTTGCTCTAGCGTCGACACCGCTCAACACGTATTTTCTTTACCTTG ctTGGAAGTTTTATCAGCACTCGGATAGCGGAAGTTCACGGAAACTCTTTCGCTTTTCGCTCGTACATCTACCCGTACTCATGATACTTATGCtcatcaataaaaaatactggTTTAACGAGAAGAAGCAGAAAGACACGGTAACCTATGAAGAAAAACAGGATAGCATATATTCTGTTCTGACGAGATTCATCGCATCGACTCCTTCGACTGTTTAA
- the LOC128885238 gene encoding adenylate cyclase type 2-like: MVSIENCVPDVVVYSVGSALLCPVIALSFRSKIIAKNTYMPVMLSCLIVVLLVTGDLAVPLYYTLTYTENIPPIRPAYATHALLACYVFLPLTENLHAFILGITATMCYLVTLSLITYRNATDFTTKIITDTIYFVCVNGLGLYFRFMNEVFIRRTFLDRRKCVESTLRLTYEKDQEEQLTRSILPQHIAAKIKKDFRDIFKFIEEHKTPPPKGRTHSDLCVETHNNVSILYADVVNFSGLTVALPVRKLVETLNELFGSFDEASERHNVLRIKFLGDCYYCVSGVPTPNSQHAKSCVDLGLDMIKIIKEVRERLRRECGVDVNMRIGVHSGNIISGILGANKWQYDVWSRDVVIANKMEQTGKPGKVHITQQTLDLVDAREYNCVPVKSLNDEILKKYDIRSYLITPPVSDDELTTQNSENTLTVMTPDSPPVANRHYVKFYNVRSTSVTSNRNSRRLTGTVNNHVDVLASTYRRRTHFMDACLRDYHLMLKAADAEMENAIKHMPLAKWEQWFKWEHINPLLLTFKPWNWEWEIPFLKEPDPLFKFYISSAAFVLIFMGLIFLVPTLSFSEWHASTAVSYSVTMLFLIALLPIAWMHFAWNRYKDPHDEHEGQVPHPRNKLLCFLYQSSLKVVWSTYLRTILYFVITTMLAACAMFDMIFECKNVDDLSTNNVTSSIAEPGASDLECIATPWQMTQTCSLAILTSFLFLRIHYILKLVIGVAIVGFYSGNVWIHRSNLFQSGDRWNPHLEPRLAHILSVVFLTFSLHLIDRQAEYMSRLDYLWKRQLTKEQDEAYHTRNANKLLLRNILPEHVAEFYLNMNRTEENEPYHEAHNNVAVMFASLMDLCIDESDILADLNEIICEFDKLLFESHFVCRIEKIKIAGTTYMAACGLEASRRDSMHSMQSEEDFNDNIVKVMAQFAAEMLEVLDKLNARSFYSTKPYRLRIGISHGEVTAGVVGAQKPLYDIWGDAVNMASRMDTTGVPGKIQVTEETAAVLEQQGVRCHLRGSTYVKPKGFVTTYFVGIDENRKLQRTDSIEETYL; the protein is encoded by the exons ATG GTCAGCATCGAGAACTGCGTGCCGGACGTGGTCGTCTACAGCGTGGGAAGCGCGCTGCTGTGTCCCGTGATAGCGCTCTCCTTCCGGTCGAAGATCATCGCGAAGAACACCTACATGCCCGTCATGCTGTCCTGCCTGATCGTGGTGTTGCTGGTGACCGGCGACCTGGCCGTCCCGTTGTACTACACCCTCACGTACACCGAGAACATACCACCGATAAG acCTGCATACGCAACGCACGCGCTCCTGGCTTGTTACGTCTTCCTACCACTCACGGAAAATCTGCACGCTTTCATACTGGGGATCACGGCTACCATGTGCTACCTGGTCACTCTCTCGTTGATCACTTACAGGAACGCGACTGATTTCACCACCAAG ATCATCACGGACACGATTTACTTTGTTTGCGTGAACGGCCTAGGATTGTACTTCAGATTCATGAACGAGGTTTTCATCAGGCGCACCTTCCTCGATCGCAGGAAGTGCGTGGAATCAACCCTGCGGCTTACTTATGAAAAGGATCAGGAG GAACAACTCACGCGGAGCATACTTCCTCAACACATAGCTGCGAAGATCAAGAAGGACTTCAGGGATATTTTCAAGTTCATAGAGGAACACAAGACGCCACCGCCTAAAGGACGAACTCATAG TGACCTGTGCGTCGAGACGCACAACAACGTGAGCATTTTGTACGCAGACGTGGTGAATTTTTCTGGGCTGACCGTGGCACTTCCGGTGCGGAAATTGGTGGAAACGTTGAACGAGCTGTTCGGAAGCTTCGACGAGGCGTCGGAGAGGCACAACGTCCTGCGAATTAAATTCCTCGGCGATTGCTATTACTGCGTTAGCGGGGTACCGACTCCAAACTCTCAGCATGCGAAGAGCTGCGTGGATCTAG GACTCGATATgataaaaatcatcaaagaAGTGAGAGAAAGGTTGCGCCGCGAGTGCGGAGTAGACGTTAACATGAGGATCGGCGTTCATTCTGGAAACATAATATCGGGGATCCTGGGCGCCAACAAGTGGCAGTACGACGTATGGTCGCGCGACGTTGTGATAGCCAATAAAATGGAGCAGACGGGCAAACCGGGCAAAGTGCACATCACCCAGCAGACGTTGGATCTCGTGGACGCCAGAGAATACAACTGCGTTCCCGTAAAGTCCTTGAACGACGAGATTTTGAAGAAGTACGACATCCGCAGCTACCTGATCACGCCTCCTGTATCCGACGACGAGCTGACCACGCAG AACAGCGAGAACACCTTGACGGTCATGACTCCGGACTCCCCTCCGGTGGCTAACAGGCATTACGTGAAATTTTACAACGTCAGGTCCACCAGTGTCACGTCCAACAGGAACAGCAGACGTCTGACGGGTACCGTGAATAATCACGTCGACGTATTAGCCAGCACCTACAGACGGCGGACTCACTTCATGGACGCCTGCTTGAGGGACTATCATTTGATGCTGAAAGCCGCGGATGCGGAGATGGAGAATGCTATTAAGCACATGCCTCTCGCCAAGTGGGA gcAATGGTTCAAATGGGAACACATAAACCCGTTGTTGTTAACGTTTAAGCCTTGGAACTGGGAATGGGAGATACCATTTCTGAAGGAGCCCGACCCGctcttcaaattttacatCAGCTCCGCTGCGTTCGTTCTGATTTTTATGGGACTCATTTTCTTGGTACCTACGCTTTCTTTTTCCGA ATGGCACGCGAGCACGGCGGTCAGTTATTCGGTGACCATGTTGTTCCTAATCGCTCTGCTCCCGATAGCTTGGATGCATTTCGCGTGGAACCGATACAAGGACCCGCACGACGAGCACGAGGGACAAGTCCCGCATCCTCGTAACAAGTTGTTGTGCTTTCTGTATCAGAGCAGCCTGAAG GTTGTTTGGAGCACGTATCTCAGGACCATCCTCTACTTCGTAATAACGACGATGTTAGCAGCGTGCGCTATGTTTGATATGATC TTCGAATGCAAGAACGTGGACGACCTTTCAACCAACAACGTAACGTCCAGTATAGCCGAGCCCGGTGCATCCGATCTCGAATGCATAGCTACACCCTGG CAAATGACGCAAACTTGTTCCTTGGCAATCCTAACGAGCTTTTTGTTTCTGAGAATCCATTACATCCTAAAGCTAGTAATAGGCGTCGCGATAGTGGGATTTTATTCCGGGAATGTTTGGATACACCGTTCGAATTTGTTTCAG TCGGGTGACAGGTGGAATCCGCACTTAGAACCGAGACTGGCGCACATTTTAAGCGTAGTTTTCCttacattttctttgcatCTCATTGACCGTCAG GCGGAGTACATGAGCAGATTGGACTATCTATGGAAACGTCAGTTAACGAAGGAGCAGGACGAAGCGTACCACACGAGGAACGCCAACAAACTTCTCTTACGCAACATCTTGCCGGAGCACGTTG CGGAGTTCTACTTGAACATGAATAGAACAGAGGAGAACGAGCCCTATCACGAGGCCCACAACAACGTGGCTGTCATGTTTGCCTCGCTGATGGATCTGTGCATCGACGAGAGCGATATTCTGGCAGACCTGAACGAGATCATCTGCGAATTCGATAAACTGTTATTCGAGTCGCACTTTGTTTGTCGAATCGAAAAGATCAAAATTGCTG GCACCACGTATATGGCAGCTTGCGGATTGGAAGCCAGTCGACGCGATTCGATGCACAGCATGCAAAGCGAAGAAGACTTCAACGACAACATAGTGAAAGTGATGGCTCAGTTCGCAGCTGAGATGTTGGAAGTCCTGGACAAGTTGAACGCGAGATCGTTCTATTCGACGAAACCCTACAG atTGAGAATTGGAATATCACATGGAGAGGTGACAGCGGGTGTAGTAGGCGCTCAAAAACCATTGTACGATATTTGGGGTGACGCTGTGAACATGGCGTCGAGGATGGACACTACCGGTGTTCCTGGGAAGATACAG GTTACAGAGGAAACCGCGGCTGTGCTCGAACAGCAGGGTGTCAGGTGCCACCTGCGAGGATCCACGTACGTGAAACCGAAAGGATTCGTGACGACGTACTTCGTGGGAATCGACGAGAACCGGAAACTTCAGCGAACGGATTCCATCGAAGAGACCTATCTGTGA